The window ACGGTATCGTAACTTGGCAGATAGACCGAAACGTTAACACAACCAATGTATGTGTAGCAAACTGTAAGTTTTGCAATTTCTTTAGAGTACCGGGGCATCCGGATTCCTATATCACTGATGATGAAACATATAAGAAAAAAATAGAACAAACTTTAGCTTTAGGGGGAGACCAGTTGCTACTCCAAGGGGGGCATCATCCAGAATTAGGTATAGAATATTATGCGTCCCTATTTCGTAAGTTGAAGTCTTGGTTTCCTACCCTACGGCTTCATGCCTTAGGGCCGCCGGAAATCGTTCATATCAGCAAACTTAGCGGCACTACATTTGAAGAAACTTTACGGATACTCCACGAAGCAGGTTTAGACTCTTTGCCCGGAGCAGGAGCAGAAATCCTAAATAACCGTGTACGCAGGCTCGTTTCAAATGGAAAATGCTCTGGTGAAGAATGGCTTGACGTAATGAGAGCAGCACACCAACTGCGAATCACTACCAGCGCAACCATGATGTTTGGGCACGTTGAAACCATAGAAGAACGCTTTGAACATTTAGTCCGAATTCGGGAAGTTCAGCAAGATAAACCCCAAGACGCATACGGTTTCTTAGCGTTTATCCCATGGCCATACCAAGATGACGGCACATTGCTAAACCGTGTAAAGGGAATCCGCAACAACACAACCGCCGCTGAATACATCCGGATGGTAGCTCTATGTAGGATTATGCTCCCAAATATCCTCAATATTCAGGCTTCATGGCTAACAGTAGGGCCTAAAATAGCTCAACTGTGCCTATATGCCGGTGCTAATGACTTCGGCTCTATTATGATAGAAGAAAATGTGGTTTCAGCAGCCGGCGCTCCCTACCGCTTTAATGCCCAAGAAATACAAAAATGCATCCGCGAAGCCGGATTTGAACCCAAACTCCGTAATCAACTGTATGGGTTTAGAAATATTGAACCCCTCGCAAATTAAATAGTCATAATTCAATTCAATAAAGCTATGCTTATTGCGAATGCTAAACAAATACGCACCTGCGATGAACTCATGATGTCAAAGTATCATTATCCCGGTATTTTGCTCATGGAACACGCTGGCCGGCAAGCAGCAGCAGCAATTATTGAAAAATTTTCCAACACACGCCAGTTCCTAATCGCAACTGGAAAAGGAAATAACGGAGGAGACGGCTTGGTAATCGCAAGATATTTGCATTTTTTGGGAAAAAAAATATTCGTGCTTCTGGCAGAATCACCAGATGAATTTCAGGGAGATGCACTCATTAACTATCGAATTTCCAGCAAACTACCAATATCATTTATTCAATACAACCCTAAAGAAATCAGGGATAATTTGTATTTTTTACATGATGATACCATAATTATTGATGCTTTATTAGGAACAGCTACCGTTGGAGCAGTTACCGGAAATATAGCTGATATTATTGATATTTTAAGAGGTTATGCACATCCGGTAATAGCCATAGATTTGCCAAGCGGCTTGTCTGCGGATACCGGTTTTGTAACCACACGCCCGCTACATGCTACTTATACAGTTACGTTTCAGTTACCCAAAATTTGCCATTATGTAACTCCTGCAAGTGATTATTGCGGCGAAATTATCGTGATTGACATCCAGATTTATCCTGAATTAATTGCTCAACAAGGGATACAGACCTATTTACTGACGGATTCTATTGTGAAAACTTGGCGCAAAACGCGCCCCAATGATACCCATAAAGGAACTTATGGGCACGCCTTATTAGTAGGTGGTTCCAAAGGTATGGCCGGCTCTATAGCATTGTGTACCAGTGCCGCTTTAGAAGTAGGGGCGGGCTTAGCCTCTGCATTCATTCCGGCAAGTTGCAGTTGCTCTTTTCATCGAAATACCTTAGAGAATATGTCTATTGCTTATGGCGGACCTACTACTGTTTGCCTTAATGAAACGGCAGGGGAAGTTATTTCGGAGTACCTTGCAGAAAAATCCTGCGTAGTGATAGGCCCCGGTATGAGCGTTACACCCGATACTTGTGAATTTTTAAAAACAGTATTACCCAAGATCAAAGTTCCACTTATTTTGGATGCGGATGCGCTCAATATTTTAGCTGAATTTCCTGAATACTGGGAGTTTGTCCCTAAT of the Bacteroidia bacterium genome contains:
- a CDS encoding NAD(P)H-hydrate dehydratase, yielding MLIANAKQIRTCDELMMSKYHYPGILLMEHAGRQAAAAIIEKFSNTRQFLIATGKGNNGGDGLVIARYLHFLGKKIFVLLAESPDEFQGDALINYRISSKLPISFIQYNPKEIRDNLYFLHDDTIIIDALLGTATVGAVTGNIADIIDILRGYAHPVIAIDLPSGLSADTGFVTTRPLHATYTVTFQLPKICHYVTPASDYCGEIIVIDIQIYPELIAQQGIQTYLLTDSIVKTWRKTRPNDTHKGTYGHALLVGGSKGMAGSIALCTSAALEVGAGLASAFIPASCSCSFHRNTLENMSIAYGGPTTVCLNETAGEVISEYLAEKSCVVIGPGMSVTPDTCEFLKTVLPKIKVPLILDADALNILAEFPEYWEFVPNETIVTPHPGEMSRLAKKTARQIQENRLETARAFAKERNVIVVLKGAGTIIATPDGQAWINSSGNPGMATAGSGDVLAGMIAGFLAQGYSPATATCLGVYLHAKTGDYLVQFVGQEGITANKILKNCAKTFNQIITS
- the mqnC gene encoding dehypoxanthine futalosine cyclase codes for the protein MNIQELLRKSLALEHLSQEEGVYLYHHAPTENLMWVADTLRKLHKKNTNGIVTWQIDRNVNTTNVCVANCKFCNFFRVPGHPDSYITDDETYKKKIEQTLALGGDQLLLQGGHHPELGIEYYASLFRKLKSWFPTLRLHALGPPEIVHISKLSGTTFEETLRILHEAGLDSLPGAGAEILNNRVRRLVSNGKCSGEEWLDVMRAAHQLRITTSATMMFGHVETIEERFEHLVRIREVQQDKPQDAYGFLAFIPWPYQDDGTLLNRVKGIRNNTTAAEYIRMVALCRIMLPNILNIQASWLTVGPKIAQLCLYAGANDFGSIMIEENVVSAAGAPYRFNAQEIQKCIREAGFEPKLRNQLYGFRNIEPLAN